The following is a genomic window from Amphiura filiformis chromosome 4, Afil_fr2py, whole genome shotgun sequence.
CCAAAGAGAGACAATAGCAGACCAAATCATGCAGCAGTTACACAACATGATAGTTCGTGGGTGGCCAGAAGACAAGCAACATGTTCCACAGCAATTAAAGACTTACTGGGGCATCCGAGAAGAACTAACTGTGCAGAAAGATCTAATCTACAAGGGAGAAAGACTTGTAGTACCTCCAGCAGCACGCAGGAGAATGGTTGAGAATATTCATGCttcccatcaaggcatacaagcaTGCCTGTCAAGAGCACGTGAAAGCATGTATTGGCCAGGGATGACAGCACAAATCAAAGACTATGTTGAAAAATGTGATGTGTGTAGAAGATACTCTGATCAGCAACAGAAGGAAACACTACATCCACATGATGTCCCAGGCAGACCATGGGCAAAAGTCGGAATGGACATTTTCCACCTTGATGATCGCAACTATTTGATCACAGTAAACTATTTTTCCAACTACTGGGAGATAGATTATCTACCTGACATGAGATCAGAGACAGTAATTTCCAAAGTCAAGATGCACTTCTCAAGACAAGGGATACCTGATACTGTAATATCTGATAATGGCACACAATTTACCAGTGAACAATTCCAAGAATTTGCCAGGAAATGGAAGTTTCAGCATACAACGTCATCTCCAGGATATCCCCAGAGCAATGGGAAGTCAGAAAATGCAGTCAGGACAGCAAAAAGACTGTTGAAGAAAGCAAAAGCGGATAATAAAGATCCGTATCTAGCCATGTTGGACTTCAGAAACACACCAGGCCAAGATGGATTTAGTCCAGTGCAGAAACTAATGAGTAGGAGAACAAAGACTCGCCTACCAACTACTAAAAAGCTACTATCTCCAAGAGTGGCAAAAGGAGTCTCAAGAAAGATCAATGAAAACAAGCAGAAGCAAGCTGATTACTACAATCAAAACGCTAAAGATCTCAAACCACTTCAGTTAGGAGATCACGTTCTCATTTATGACTTTCAAAACAAGCAGTGGTCAACTAAGGGTATGATTGTCAAAAGATTACCTTACCGATCGTATGTGGTAAAGCTGTCAAATGGCAGAAATCTGAAAAGAAACAGAAAGCATTTGAAGAAGACTTACCAGCATGTTGAtccaattgatgatgatgatgaaccacTAGGTCAACCACCAGCAGCAGCACCAGCACCAGTGAACCAACCAGTTCAACCAGCTACAGGTCAACAAGACAGCACCAGAGCAGCAGCACCACCGGTGAGAACCAGATCTGGCAGGATGGTGAAACCACCCGCATATTTGCAGGACTACCAACAATAATATGTGTTTCACATGCCTATACTGTGCACAGAGTCAAATTTAGTGAAAACAATTTGCCTGCTTAAACAGACTCATGTGGTGTCTGAACTGACTTTATGAACTTTCACAAACTTTCAGTGAATTTATGTAAATATGTTTTCACAAGTTGCAAGTTTTGGAATTTGTGTTTATTCAAAGAATCAACATCCAGGTTAACCTACATGCAATACAGTAACAAATCCtcatatataaacacagccaaaaaagaaagtctccagtagttccatccccatttaatcagagtccgatgagtttatggcaaaatgatttaaataatagttttctatacactttccttcaaaggttgataccaaatttgatatcaaaagtttaatcatcttgagcatagaaaccgttgtttggaaattcgcgcaattttaaaaatgacatagggaattgtatcacgtagcagagctagcgtgagtgccaagaattatgtcacctgaataggccggcaggttaaaggtttacccatgcatgtcaaaatgcaaatcaaataccccgctcttttaattgtgcgcaggcaagtgtgcaatgattcctgtacgggttgcttcaggccacataataagctgataccatgcattggatttttgcgtggtcaattcgtaatttgtcatttttaaaattgcatgaatttccaaacaacggctcctatgctcatgatgattaaagtttttatatcaaatttggtatcaacgtttgaaggacagtgtatagaaaactattatataaattattttgccataaactcatcagactctgattaaatgggaatggaactactggagactttcttttttggctgtgtttacaaCATGTGATCTCGGTTCTAGCGTTCcatggaagaaagaagaggaactcTTGATAATTGTTCAAATGAAAGTGCCTTCAGTGTTGGAGTTCAAGCAATAGGGAAAAATAACACCCTGTAACCCAGCACAGAGTTTTGGATAATCCATCCAGCTCTCTTTGTTTAAAATCTAATTTCTTTGtttgaaagttaaaaaataaaaaggcaCTGAAACTTGATTAAAGAGAAAAAGACTCTCATAGAATAACAAAACTCTAATGAATGGACATATTGCTGCCAATACAACTTGATCAATATTAGTTGCAGCAACAAGATTGTTCAATCTTCCCAAAAGGGGAAAGATGTGGTGATATCTGATTTAGGCTATTACGTTAGGCAACTGACTCACGTCGTTCGGGCTGGCAACCTGTTCCAAGATGGCAGCGCCCTGTGTCAATAAATGTTGATTATTGCTACGTAGATTGCAAGTGTTTATGAATCACTTATTTGCCTCCGAACCCCAGCATAAGAATAAGACAGTGAAGACACCTGTAAATCCATTTTGAGACAAAGATCAAATGTGCCACCTAAGTTCTTAATAGAAGACACAGGAACTCTCACAGATTCACCAATCTTTGGGTCAATGCGCTGAatggaatttatttatttttagacaaaataaccATTGATTACTAGTACTGGGTCCGTAAGATCACGGATGCGACTGTCTGGTTGATTACAAATCCAGTGAGCACTGTCAAATTCCAGATCAGTGCTTGTAATTGTTTGTTAAGAGTACTACGCGACAACAGATTGCTTCATCGAAGTTGCCCACCCCTGATTTAGGGTTTAGACAACATTCACCTTTTCTGGTTCCGTCGTGGAAATTCCAGTAGACCCACTCATTTGTATGCTCTTACTTACATTTTGCACCCTACGTTCTTGGCTTGGAACAGAACTTCGCCGGTTCCCACAAAAAGCCTCCACCAAAGCACATCTGTAATGCTCACAGCTAAATACATACAGATATGGATTGATAATGGAATTCAATAGGGTACATGCACGTCCTACAGTTATTACAAGCGTTTCATGTTCTAACGATTGAAGTATGTCTTTATTCTCAAATACACGATCGACAAGATCATCCAGAGTCCAGAGCCGGTATGGCAATTGACAGATAAAGAATATGATACCGTTAGCAATGAGTGTACGCGTAATTTGGTAGCGAATGATATCGGCTTTGGGCGTCACTGAGCTGCTTGGTCTATTGTGAAGAGCCACAATAATCCTGACGTACATAACTATGTTTACAATCATAGTAAGCACCATTGATACAATGGATAGAAGACTGCCCCATATAACGGCAACATTACCTACTGGTTCACAATCATTGATCATGTTAGGAAGGTCCTGAAAGTCTGCAGTGTCAGGCCATATGACACAATAGTAGGTGAAATTAGCATATTGGGGTACAAGAATGAGGCACAAACCAAACCCCAAAACCCACACAGCAGTGACAAGTTTTGTAATTCGGCCTCTTCCGCTAACATTGATGCGTTTTAAAGGATGGCAGACAGCAAAATAGCGTTCTACCGAAATCAGAGTTATTAGTCCAAGAGATACAAAATACCATCCGTGTGTGAATATTGAAAAAACGGAGCATTCCAGTGACGAATTCATTGGCCATTTTGCGCTTATTCTTGACCTAATAGCCAATGTATACCCCACATTAGCAGATACGAGGAATGCAATATCGCAGATGGCTAAACTAAATAAATACGCCGTAATTGGAGCACTACGCAGTGCCTTAACACGAATACACATATATAAGAAAGTTCCGTTGCCGAAGATTCCTAAAAATGAAACAACTGGTACAACTACTTTGATAATAAACTTGTCGGCAGTGCTATATAACCATCGAGTGGCTAACTCCGGGTCCGTAAGATCACGAATCTGAATGTCTGGT
Proteins encoded in this region:
- the LOC140150388 gene encoding neuropeptides capa receptor-like: MAMIWNLTEFTGFCSQPDIQIRDLTDPELATRWLYSTADKFIIKVVVPVVSFLGIFGNGTFLYMCIRVKALRSAPITAYLFSLAICDIAFLVSANVGYTLAIRSRISAKWPMNSSLECSVFSIFTHGWYFVSLGLITLISVERYFAVCHPLKRINVSGRGRITKLVTAVWVLGFGLCLILVPQYANFTYYCVIWPDTADFQDLPNMINDCEPVGNVAVIWGSLLSIVSMVLTMIVNIVMYVRIIVALHNRPSSSVTPKADIIRYQITRTLIANGIIFFICQLPYRLWTLDDLVDRVFENKDILQSLEHETLVITVGRACTLLNSIINPYLYVFSCEHYRCALVEAFCGNRRSSVPSQERRVQNVSKSIQMSGSTGISTTEPEKVNVV